In uncultured Bacteroides sp., one genomic interval encodes:
- a CDS encoding clostripain-related cysteine peptidase, with the protein MKKLFLILLGIIIFSACHHDEPTPSAADNRTVLVYMIADNSLTSNVEANIDSMMSGYKTAKVTGNLLIYLDDTKKSPVLYKLKKNSNGTVTKEAVKYYSEQNSVDVSVMKGILSDVYSSYPASSYGLVLWSHGYSWVPTPTTKTITTRWFGQDQETSTQGGETHYMDIPDLASAISGAPHLDFIMFDACLMSGVEVAYELKDYTDYLIASPAEVITDGFPYDQIIEPMFSTNKNYQKIASSFFDYYNAMSGEYKSATIAMIKCSEMDNLSAATKKIIAAHTSEVSTFVSNGIQLYDRESSNNHFAYDFGHIIQSISTTDEWTAFQKQLNATVVYKATTDYFINLPIDSNHFSGLGAYIPKATQTTYNSFFKTLSWYNAAGWNQVSWYWE; encoded by the coding sequence ATGAAAAAACTGTTTTTGATACTATTAGGCATAATTATATTTAGTGCATGTCATCATGATGAGCCAACTCCTAGTGCTGCCGATAATCGTACAGTGTTGGTCTATATGATTGCAGATAATAGCCTTACATCAAATGTTGAAGCTAATATTGACAGTATGATGTCTGGATATAAAACAGCAAAAGTAACAGGTAATTTGTTGATTTATCTTGATGATACTAAAAAATCTCCCGTTTTATATAAACTGAAAAAGAATAGTAACGGTACTGTAACCAAAGAGGCGGTTAAATATTATTCAGAGCAAAATTCAGTAGATGTTTCTGTAATGAAAGGTATTCTTTCTGATGTTTATAGCTCTTATCCTGCATCAAGTTATGGGTTGGTTCTATGGTCTCATGGATATAGTTGGGTTCCTACGCCAACAACAAAAACAATTACTACACGTTGGTTTGGGCAGGATCAGGAAACTTCAACTCAAGGAGGTGAAACTCATTATATGGATATTCCTGATTTAGCGTCTGCTATATCTGGAGCTCCTCATCTTGATTTCATAATGTTTGATGCTTGTTTGATGAGTGGTGTTGAGGTTGCTTATGAATTGAAGGATTATACAGATTATCTGATAGCTTCTCCTGCTGAAGTTATTACCGACGGTTTTCCTTATGATCAGATTATTGAACCAATGTTTAGTACAAATAAAAATTATCAAAAGATAGCATCAAGCTTTTTTGATTATTACAATGCAATGAGCGGAGAATATAAATCAGCAACAATTGCAATGATTAAATGTAGTGAGATGGATAATCTGTCTGCAGCAACAAAGAAAATCATAGCTGCTCATACTTCTGAAGTTAGCACCTTTGTTTCCAATGGTATTCAGTTATATGATCGTGAAAGCTCAAATAACCATTTTGCATACGACTTTGGACATATAATTCAAAGTATTTCAACCACTGATGAATGGACTGCTTTTCAGAAACAATTGAATGCTACAGTAGTTTATAAAGCAACAACTGATTATTTTATTAATTTACCAATTGATTCCAATCATTTTAGTGGCTTAGGAGCATACATTCCTAAAGCAACCCAAACCACGTATAATAGTTTCTTTAAAACACTTTCCTGGTATAATGCAGCTGGTTGGAATCAGGTTAGCTGGTATTGGGAATAA
- a CDS encoding bifunctional fucokinase/fucose-1-phosphate guanylyltransferase: protein MQKLLSLPPNLVDCFHEIEGADYKDWFCTSDPIGAKLGSGGGTTWLLAECQKKNAPEANFTQWISQEKRILLHAGGQSRRLPGYAPSGKILTPIPVFRWERGQKLKQNLLSLQLPLYEQIMKKAPDSLHTLIASGDVYIRSEKTLQPIPEADVVCYGLWVDPSLATHHGVFVSDRKKPDQLDFMLQKPSLEELGSLAKTHMFLMDIGIWILSDRAVELLMKRSCTADGNELKYYDLYTDFGLALGDNPRIKDEDLNSLSVAILPLPGGEFYHYGTSKELISSTLAVQNLVRDQREIMQRKVKPHPAMFVQNAGIGIQLTADNSELWVENSHIGKQWTLTHQHIITGVPENDWEMKLPAGVCVDVVPIGEYDFAARAYGLNDAFKGALANKETLFMGMPFIEWLSTRGLQLDETTFGRTDDLQAAKLFPVCHNTEELGKVFRWMIFEPEFAEGKQIWEQSVRLSADELSAKANLKRLYAQRETFRKKNWSALAANYDKSVFYQLNLADAASEFAKQQIALPELLDEDAPLMTRIHNQMFRARALQLQNKEYKAEEQRAFALLREGLIGSLSEKKQQPIMNVYPDQIVWSRSPVRIDLAGGWTDTPPYCLYSGGNVVNIAIELNGQPPLQVYVKPSKEYKVILRSIDLGAMEVVTTYEELNDFAKVGSPFSIPKAALTLAGFSRMFASKTYKTLEDQLKEFGSGIEVTLLAAIPAGSGLGTSSILASTVLGAVSDFCGLAWDKNEICKRTLVLEQLLTTGGGWQDQYGGVLHGVKLLQTNKGFDQSPLVRWLPDYIFNNPEYKPCHLLYYTGITRTAKGILSEIVCGMFLNSTEHLTLLSEMKAHALDTYEAIQRGNFEEMAALVGKTWDQNKALDSGTNPPAVEAIIDLIKDYTLGYKLPGAGGGGYLYIIAKDPKAALKIRDILNEHQPNPNARFVEMTLSNKGLQVSRS, encoded by the coding sequence ATGCAAAAACTTCTTTCACTCCCTCCAAATTTAGTAGATTGTTTTCACGAAATAGAAGGAGCGGATTATAAAGATTGGTTCTGTACATCAGATCCAATTGGAGCTAAATTAGGTTCTGGCGGAGGTACAACCTGGCTATTGGCGGAATGTCAAAAGAAGAATGCTCCGGAAGCTAATTTCACTCAGTGGATATCTCAGGAAAAACGTATATTACTCCATGCCGGAGGGCAGAGTCGCCGATTGCCTGGTTATGCTCCTTCAGGTAAAATACTTACTCCAATTCCTGTTTTTAGATGGGAGAGGGGACAGAAACTTAAACAAAATCTGCTTTCACTTCAATTGCCTCTTTATGAACAAATAATGAAGAAGGCACCAGATTCTTTGCATACATTAATTGCTAGTGGAGACGTTTATATCCGGTCTGAAAAAACATTGCAACCAATTCCCGAAGCGGATGTAGTTTGTTATGGTTTATGGGTTGATCCATCTTTAGCAACTCACCATGGTGTGTTTGTTTCTGACAGGAAAAAGCCCGATCAGCTTGATTTTATGCTTCAGAAACCATCACTTGAAGAACTTGGCTCGTTGGCTAAAACGCACATGTTTCTCATGGATATTGGTATCTGGATATTAAGTGACCGTGCTGTTGAATTACTTATGAAACGTTCTTGCACAGCAGATGGTAACGAACTAAAATATTACGACCTCTATACAGATTTTGGTTTGGCATTGGGCGATAATCCACGTATAAAAGATGAAGATTTAAATTCTCTTTCAGTGGCTATTCTTCCTCTTCCGGGTGGAGAATTTTACCATTATGGAACCAGTAAGGAACTTATATCTTCTACATTGGCTGTTCAGAATTTGGTTCGTGATCAACGTGAGATTATGCAGCGGAAGGTAAAACCTCATCCGGCCATGTTTGTTCAGAATGCCGGGATTGGAATTCAACTCACTGCCGATAATTCTGAATTGTGGGTAGAAAATAGCCATATTGGTAAGCAATGGACTTTGACTCATCAGCATATTATTACCGGAGTTCCGGAAAATGATTGGGAAATGAAACTCCCTGCTGGTGTTTGTGTTGATGTTGTTCCAATTGGTGAATATGATTTTGCCGCCCGCGCATACGGATTGAACGATGCATTCAAAGGTGCTCTCGCTAATAAGGAGACTTTATTTATGGGAATGCCATTTATTGAATGGTTATCTACCAGAGGTCTGCAACTTGACGAAACTACTTTTGGTCGGACAGATGACCTTCAGGCTGCTAAGTTATTCCCTGTTTGCCATAACACTGAAGAACTTGGAAAGGTATTCCGCTGGATGATATTTGAACCTGAGTTTGCAGAGGGAAAGCAAATATGGGAACAGTCGGTTAGACTTTCTGCCGATGAGCTTTCTGCAAAGGCAAATTTAAAGAGACTTTATGCACAACGTGAGACTTTTAGAAAGAAAAACTGGTCGGCATTAGCTGCAAATTACGATAAAAGTGTATTTTACCAGCTAAACCTGGCAGATGCAGCATCCGAATTTGCTAAACAACAGATTGCTTTACCCGAACTTCTAGACGAAGATGCTCCTTTGATGACACGAATCCATAACCAAATGTTTCGTGCCCGTGCATTACAATTACAGAATAAAGAATATAAAGCTGAAGAACAAAGGGCATTTGCTCTGCTTCGTGAAGGATTGATAGGCTCGTTGTCTGAGAAAAAACAGCAGCCAATAATGAATGTATATCCCGATCAGATTGTATGGAGCCGCAGTCCGGTTCGTATTGATTTGGCAGGCGGTTGGACAGATACACCTCCTTACTGTCTTTATTCGGGGGGAAATGTAGTCAATATAGCCATAGAACTCAATGGTCAACCACCTTTGCAGGTATATGTAAAGCCAAGCAAGGAATATAAAGTGATACTTCGCTCAATTGATTTGGGAGCAATGGAAGTTGTAACTACCTATGAAGAATTGAATGACTTTGCTAAGGTTGGTTCACCTTTTTCTATTCCTAAAGCAGCTCTTACTTTAGCAGGATTTAGCCGAATGTTTGCTTCTAAAACTTACAAAACATTAGAAGATCAATTAAAGGAATTCGGATCGGGTATTGAAGTAACTTTGCTTGCTGCCATTCCTGCCGGATCTGGTTTAGGAACAAGCTCCATTCTTGCTTCTACAGTACTTGGTGCTGTATCTGATTTCTGTGGATTGGCCTGGGATAAGAATGAAATTTGTAAGCGTACTCTGGTTTTGGAACAATTGCTTACTACTGGTGGTGGTTGGCAGGATCAATACGGTGGTGTGCTTCACGGCGTGAAACTGCTGCAGACAAATAAAGGATTCGATCAATCTCCTTTAGTTCGCTGGTTGCCCGATTATATATTTAATAATCCGGAATATAAACCTTGTCACTTGCTTTATTACACAGGTATTACCCGTACAGCAAAAGGTATTCTTTCAGAGATTGTTTGCGGTATGTTCCTTAATTCTACTGAGCATCTGACGTTGCTTAGTGAAATGAAAGCACATGCACTCGATACTTACGAAGCTATTCAGCGTGGTAATTTCGAAGAAATGGCAGCATTGGTAGGTAAAACATGGGATCAGAATAAAGCATTGGATTCTGGTACTAATCCTCCGGCAGTAGAAGCAATAATAGATTTAATAAAGGATTATACTTTAGGATACAAACTTCCTGGAGCAGGAGGTGGTGGCTATCTTTATATTATTGCCAAAGATCCGAAAGCTGCATTGAAAATCAGAGATATTCTGAACGAACATCAGCCAAATCCAAATGCAAGATTTGTAGAAATGACTCTTTCAAATAAAGGATTGCAGGTTAGCCGTTCTTAA
- a CDS encoding outer membrane beta-barrel protein, with translation MYKLSCLFLLLNSFLCFNAFSSETSTVLSGKVLVENKSQLEGAQVILLAQKDSSFVKGTASDNNGNFVFRQIAPGRYFVQISMLGYKKEFRNTVVEDGKSVVLSPVYMEVEAQNLKAIVVTGKRPPIEIMADKTVINIESYSLSSGNSALSVMQSLPGVIVGNDGSFSLNGKAGTKVLVDGKTYYLGGTELVNYLKSTPASALDKVELITNPSAKYDASGNSGVINIRTKKSKMMGFNMTLNSSFEQGDYGRFNNNVSFNHRNGKINVFGMYGYYTGHDFIDLKVIRKMNSSFSPSYTTFDQNSLRKRADDNQYFNAGIQYYLSDMTTFELSANGYLAKRSERGTINSAFYKSVLKNDSTLNSFTNNNEHRNNFSSSLNMLHKLDNKGKEVSISFDYLHYSLDEDQIHNDSFAGLNGATRDEYSKGLKNGTINMYSGRADLTYPVSDKLSFETGVKSEFVHIDNASAYQNKVGVNWLPDYGLSYQFLYRENINAAYVSTKYSFNKFHLEGGVRLENTNVKGHQPGNQQHNDSLFTKSYTDIFPTVILSYSLNNMNTFNFTYGRRIGRPNYKDLNPFTYIFDAYTYEQGNTALQPQFSDNFDLSYIIRNNYRIGLFYGTTQKAIVKSYIINENENRVYVMPTNMSSYHSYGLRVGVGDLSFVNFLHSSINAGLVRNNYNWDLDAFSKKNRKTTIMFSLNNRISLPKDWAAEVTGFYNGKMAYGQISVSPIWRLSAGIQRRFLKGNATLGIYSNDILNSYREKGSGIFNGTWASTNERNDRCVIGVSLTYRFKKGYISKEYKKKGESFDTKRINL, from the coding sequence ATGTATAAGCTAAGTTGCCTTTTTCTTTTATTGAATTCTTTTCTATGTTTCAATGCTTTTTCTTCAGAGACAAGCACAGTGTTAAGTGGTAAAGTGCTTGTAGAAAACAAATCACAGCTGGAAGGTGCTCAGGTTATTTTACTGGCCCAGAAAGATTCTTCTTTTGTAAAGGGAACTGCCAGCGATAATAATGGAAACTTTGTTTTCAGACAAATAGCTCCGGGACGTTATTTTGTTCAGATTTCCATGCTTGGTTATAAAAAAGAGTTCAGAAATACTGTGGTTGAAGACGGAAAGTCGGTTGTGCTTTCGCCTGTATATATGGAAGTGGAAGCTCAGAACCTGAAAGCAATTGTAGTAACAGGTAAAAGGCCACCAATAGAGATTATGGCTGATAAAACTGTTATTAATATTGAATCGTATTCATTAAGTTCTGGAAATAGTGCATTATCTGTAATGCAAAGTCTTCCGGGTGTAATAGTTGGGAATGATGGCTCTTTCTCTTTGAATGGTAAAGCCGGAACAAAGGTTCTAGTTGATGGAAAGACCTATTACTTGGGAGGAACAGAGTTGGTTAATTACCTCAAATCTACTCCGGCTTCAGCTCTTGATAAAGTAGAATTAATCACAAACCCATCAGCAAAATATGATGCAAGCGGAAATTCGGGTGTTATTAATATCAGGACTAAAAAATCAAAGATGATGGGCTTTAATATGACCCTTAATTCAAGCTTCGAACAAGGTGATTACGGACGGTTTAACAATAATGTATCGTTCAATCATCGGAATGGGAAAATAAATGTTTTTGGAATGTATGGTTATTACACAGGACATGATTTTATTGATTTAAAAGTTATCAGAAAAATGAATAGCTCTTTTTCTCCATCATATACTACATTCGATCAGAATTCGTTGCGCAAAAGAGCAGATGATAATCAATATTTTAACGCAGGAATTCAGTATTATCTTTCGGACATGACTACTTTTGAGCTTTCAGCCAATGGATACTTAGCCAAACGTTCGGAGAGAGGAACGATAAATTCAGCTTTTTATAAGTCTGTATTGAAGAATGATTCAACTCTTAATTCGTTTACCAATAATAATGAGCATAGAAATAATTTCAGTTCAAGCCTGAATATGCTTCATAAGTTAGATAATAAAGGAAAAGAGGTGAGTATTTCTTTTGATTATCTGCACTATTCTCTTGATGAGGATCAGATACATAATGATAGTTTTGCGGGACTGAATGGTGCAACACGTGACGAGTATTCAAAAGGATTGAAGAACGGAACAATTAATATGTATTCTGGTAGAGCTGATCTTACTTATCCGGTATCTGACAAATTGTCCTTCGAAACAGGAGTGAAATCTGAATTTGTGCACATCGATAATGCATCTGCATATCAAAACAAGGTAGGAGTGAACTGGCTTCCGGATTATGGATTAAGTTATCAGTTCCTTTATCGTGAAAATATAAATGCAGCTTATGTCAGCACAAAGTATTCATTTAATAAATTTCATCTTGAAGGCGGGGTTAGATTGGAAAATACAAATGTGAAAGGTCATCAGCCAGGAAACCAGCAACATAATGATTCTTTGTTTACCAAGTCGTACACAGATATATTCCCTACAGTTATTCTGAGCTATAGCCTTAACAATATGAATACTTTTAATTTTACTTATGGAAGAAGGATAGGCAGACCTAATTACAAAGATTTGAATCCGTTTACTTATATATTCGACGCTTATACATACGAGCAGGGAAATACAGCATTACAACCACAGTTTTCTGATAATTTTGATTTATCGTATATCATTAGGAATAATTATCGTATTGGTTTGTTTTACGGTACAACTCAAAAGGCCATAGTGAAATCGTATATCATTAACGAAAACGAAAATAGAGTATATGTTATGCCAACTAATATGTCATCGTATCACTCGTATGGTTTAAGAGTGGGCGTAGGAGATCTTTCATTTGTGAATTTTCTGCACTCAAGCATTAATGCAGGTTTAGTGCGTAATAATTATAATTGGGATTTGGATGCTTTTAGCAAAAAGAACAGAAAAACAACCATCATGTTTAGTCTGAATAATAGAATAAGCCTACCTAAAGATTGGGCGGCGGAAGTTACCGGATTTTATAATGGTAAAATGGCTTACGGGCAAATATCCGTTTCTCCTATATGGAGACTTTCTGCCGGAATTCAGAGGAGGTTCCTGAAAGGGAATGCAACATTAGGAATATATTCAAATGATATTTTAAATTCATACAGAGAAAAAGGAAGTGGCATCTTTAATGGAACATGGGCTAGTACCAATGAAAGAAATGACCGATGTGTAATTGGAGTCTCTTTAACTTATCGATTCAAAAAAGGGTATATTTCAAAAGAATATAAGAAAAAAGGAGAATCTTTTGATACAAAAAGAATAAATTTGTAG
- a CDS encoding histidine kinase: MKTKKYNIWFWIVPLIFAAVVMAGIRLVSDTPTGYKFWERPLEWNLVEFGFAIIIAYLCQFIISYLLERNSTRTVRLTVKMFLSEYLLVLAAGIIVFNPCLVLIHNLINDPLGVDDITIANIIFLLVLIIIYSLFRGNQILNAYIDQKLQTQKIKTMQIETELKFLKAQFHPHFLFNALNTIYFQIDEKNETPRKTIEQLSDLLRYQLYDVNQAVTIEQEINFLHTYIDLQKVRMKESLKLDISFDPMLKAQKIHSLLLFPLVENALKYVGGEYWIKIDGKLDGNRLLFEVVNAIPQTPSPAPKIGGIGLENLKRRLELLYPGKHKLQISKTADSYKANLMIEFKFEINSQNEN, from the coding sequence ATGAAAACGAAGAAATATAATATATGGTTCTGGATTGTTCCATTGATTTTTGCAGCTGTTGTAATGGCAGGTATTCGTCTAGTAAGTGATACTCCTACAGGTTACAAATTTTGGGAACGACCTTTGGAATGGAACCTTGTTGAGTTTGGTTTCGCAATAATAATAGCGTATCTGTGCCAGTTTATTATTAGTTATTTGTTAGAAAGAAATAGTACACGTACCGTAAGGCTTACAGTTAAGATGTTTCTTTCAGAATATCTTTTGGTTTTGGCTGCGGGAATTATTGTATTCAATCCCTGTCTGGTATTAATACATAATCTGATAAATGATCCTCTGGGAGTGGATGACATAACAATTGCCAATATAATTTTTCTTTTGGTGCTTATTATCATCTATTCTCTTTTTCGAGGAAATCAGATTCTTAATGCATATATAGATCAGAAACTGCAGACTCAGAAAATAAAAACTATGCAGATTGAAACAGAACTGAAATTTTTAAAAGCTCAGTTCCATCCTCATTTTTTATTCAATGCATTAAATACCATTTATTTCCAGATCGACGAGAAGAATGAGACTCCCAGAAAAACAATTGAGCAGTTGTCGGATTTGTTGCGCTATCAGCTCTATGATGTTAATCAGGCAGTAACTATTGAACAAGAAATTAACTTTCTGCATACTTATATAGATTTGCAAAAGGTACGGATGAAAGAGAGTCTGAAATTAGATATTTCTTTTGATCCAATGCTAAAAGCTCAAAAGATCCATTCTTTGCTTTTGTTTCCATTGGTTGAGAATGCATTGAAATATGTAGGAGGGGAGTACTGGATAAAGATAGATGGTAAACTTGATGGAAATAGATTGTTGTTTGAAGTTGTGAATGCTATTCCTCAAACTCCTTCTCCCGCTCCTAAAATAGGTGGAATTGGACTGGAAAATCTAAAAAGAAGGCTCGAACTGTTATATCCGGGTAAGCATAAACTTCAGATTTCTAAGACTGCAGACTCTTATAAGGCAAATTTAATGATCGAGTTTAAATTTGAAATAAATAGCCAGAATGAAAATTAA
- a CDS encoding LytTR family DNA-binding domain-containing protein gives MKIKCIITDDEPIARNGILSYVEKLDFLELVGVCEDAIQLSNALKTQHVDLLFLDIEMPYMSGIDLLSSLVNPPKVIITSAYEQYAIKGYDLEVVDYLLKPIPFEQFLKAVNKAYDVIVNQTAPKSPDYFFVKANQKLEKIFFKDILYVEGIENYVAIQTISGKVITHSTLKLILENLPEQIFIQTHKSFIINIEKVLNIEGNMLGIDKYKIPISRTYKEKVLEAILKNKLLSGC, from the coding sequence ATGAAAATTAAATGTATAATAACAGATGATGAACCGATAGCAAGAAATGGAATTCTAAGCTATGTTGAAAAGCTAGATTTCCTTGAATTAGTTGGCGTTTGTGAAGATGCAATACAGCTAAGTAACGCCTTGAAAACGCAACACGTAGATTTGTTGTTTCTTGATATTGAAATGCCTTATATGTCGGGCATTGATTTGCTCAGTAGTCTGGTTAATCCTCCTAAAGTAATTATTACCAGTGCTTACGAACAGTATGCTATAAAGGGATATGATCTGGAAGTTGTAGATTATTTGCTTAAACCGATTCCTTTTGAACAATTTCTGAAAGCTGTGAATAAGGCATACGACGTAATTGTAAATCAAACAGCACCAAAATCTCCTGATTATTTCTTTGTAAAAGCAAATCAGAAACTGGAAAAGATATTCTTCAAGGATATATTATATGTTGAGGGGATAGAGAACTATGTGGCTATTCAAACTATTTCGGGAAAGGTTATAACTCATTCAACTCTTAAGCTTATATTGGAGAATCTTCCTGAACAGATTTTTATTCAGACGCATAAGTCTTTTATTATAAATATTGAAAAGGTGCTGAATATTGAAGGAAATATGCTTGGCATAGATAAATATAAAATTCCAATATCAAGGACTTATAAAGAAAAAGTGCTGGAAGCTATCCTTAAAAATAAATTGCTTAGTGGTTGTTGA
- a CDS encoding GDP-L-fucose synthase: MKKDARIFVAGHRGLVGSAILNNLKKKGYTNFVLRTHKELDLCNQAAVTEFFDQEKPEYVFLAAAHVGGIVANSLYRADFIYRNLEIQNNVIYNSFRTGVKKLLFLGSTCIYPGNAPQPMKEDCLLSSELEYTNEPYALAKIAGLKMCESFNLQYGTNYIAVMPTNLYGPNDNFNLERSHVLPALIRKAHLGKQLMEGNWDEIRKDFNTAPVEGVDGNASQEAILEKLNKYGITQSANGKVNVEIWGTGAPLREFLWSEDMADACVFIMENVDFADLKGNSKEVRNCHINIGTGKELSIKELAYLVAEKVGFEGNIVFNADKPDGTMRKLTDPSKLHSLGWKHKVELEDGIAMIYDWYINK; the protein is encoded by the coding sequence ATGAAAAAAGATGCAAGGATTTTTGTAGCCGGACACCGTGGACTTGTAGGTTCGGCTATTCTAAATAATCTGAAGAAAAAAGGATATACTAATTTTGTTCTTCGTACTCATAAAGAGCTTGATTTATGTAATCAGGCTGCTGTAACTGAGTTTTTTGATCAGGAAAAGCCAGAATATGTATTTTTGGCAGCCGCACACGTAGGCGGTATTGTTGCGAATAGCCTTTACAGAGCCGATTTTATTTATCGCAATCTGGAAATACAGAATAATGTAATATACAATTCATTCCGTACCGGAGTAAAGAAGTTGCTGTTTCTTGGTAGTACTTGTATTTACCCGGGAAATGCTCCCCAACCAATGAAAGAAGACTGCCTTCTTTCTTCTGAATTGGAATATACTAATGAGCCTTATGCATTGGCTAAGATTGCCGGACTAAAAATGTGTGAAAGCTTTAACCTGCAATATGGAACAAACTATATTGCGGTAATGCCAACCAATCTTTATGGCCCGAATGATAATTTTAATTTGGAACGCAGTCATGTATTGCCGGCTTTAATCAGAAAGGCACACTTAGGTAAACAGCTAATGGAAGGTAACTGGGATGAAATCCGCAAGGATTTTAATACTGCTCCAGTAGAAGGTGTAGATGGAAATGCCAGTCAAGAAGCAATTCTTGAAAAACTAAATAAATACGGTATTACCCAATCTGCCAACGGAAAAGTAAATGTAGAGATATGGGGAACAGGTGCTCCCCTACGCGAATTCCTTTGGAGTGAAGATATGGCCGATGCTTGTGTCTTTATTATGGAAAATGTAGATTTTGCAGATCTGAAAGGAAACAGCAAGGAAGTACGTAATTGCCATATTAACATAGGTACAGGAAAAGAACTTTCTATCAAAGAACTTGCTTACCTTGTTGCAGAAAAAGTCGGCTTCGAAGGAAACATTGTTTTCAATGCCGATAAACCGGACGGAACAATGCGCAAGCTAACTGATCCTTCTAAGCTTCACAGTCTAGGCTGGAAGCACAAAGTGGAACTAGAAGATGGTATTGCAATGATATACGATTGGTATATTAATAAATAA
- the gmd gene encoding GDP-mannose 4,6-dehydratase, which translates to MKKALISGITGQDGSFLAEFLLKKGYEVHGILRRSSSFNTGRIEHLYFEEWVRDMKQQRTINLHYGDMTDSSSLIRIIQQVQPDEIYNLAAQSHVKVSFDVPEYTAEADAVGTLRMLEAVRILGLEKKTKIYQASTSELFGLVQEVPQKETTPFYPRSPYGVAKQYGFWITKNYRESYGMFAVNGILFNHESERRGETFVTRKISLAVARIKQGVQDKLYMGNLDSQRDWGYARDYVECMWMILQHDTPEDFVIATGEMHTVREFCTLAFKEVDIELRWEGEGIDEKGIDVATGRALVEVDPKYFRPAEVEQLLGDPTKAKTLLGWNPTQTSFPELVKIMVQHDMEKVRKLIANK; encoded by the coding sequence ATGAAAAAAGCCTTAATTTCAGGTATAACCGGTCAGGACGGTTCTTTCTTAGCTGAATTTTTATTAAAAAAAGGATATGAAGTTCACGGCATACTTCGCCGTTCATCTTCTTTCAATACAGGACGCATCGAACATCTATATTTTGAAGAATGGGTACGCGATATGAAACAACAACGAACTATCAATCTTCATTACGGAGATATGACCGATTCCAGTTCTCTTATACGTATTATCCAACAAGTGCAACCAGATGAGATATATAATCTGGCAGCTCAAAGTCATGTTAAGGTCAGCTTTGATGTTCCTGAATATACAGCCGAAGCTGATGCTGTAGGAACTCTCCGCATGCTGGAAGCAGTTCGTATTCTAGGCTTAGAAAAGAAAACTAAAATATATCAGGCTTCTACTTCCGAACTTTTTGGATTGGTACAGGAAGTTCCACAAAAGGAAACTACACCTTTTTATCCACGTAGCCCATACGGCGTTGCTAAACAATACGGCTTCTGGATTACAAAAAACTATCGTGAATCTTATGGTATGTTTGCTGTAAACGGAATCTTGTTTAATCATGAAAGTGAACGTCGTGGAGAAACTTTCGTTACCAGAAAGATTTCTCTGGCTGTTGCCCGTATTAAACAAGGGGTTCAGGATAAGCTTTACATGGGTAACCTTGATTCACAACGTGACTGGGGATATGCAAGAGATTATGTAGAATGTATGTGGATGATTCTACAACATGACACTCCGGAAGATTTTGTGATTGCTACCGGAGAAATGCATACCGTGCGAGAGTTCTGCACACTTGCTTTCAAAGAAGTAGACATTGAGCTTCGTTGGGAAGGTGAAGGAATTGACGAAAAAGGTATTGATGTGGCTACCGGTCGTGCATTGGTAGAAGTGGATCCTAAATATTTCCGTCCGGCTGAGGTTGAGCAATTATTAGGTGATCCAACCAAAGCAAAAACATTACTTGGCTGGAATCCTACTCAAACATCATTCCCTGAGTTGGTAAAGATCATGGTACAACATGATATGGAAAAAGTCAGAAAGTTGATCGCAAATAAATAA